One Rhodothermales bacterium genomic window, CGCCGGCGGCGCGTTCGACATCCTCGGCTTTGTCGACGACGATCCTGCGCTTCAGCGACGCACCGTGCTCGATCTGCCCGTCCTGGGCGCCATCGATTGGCTTGTCCACCACCCCGAAACGGTGTATGTGGTCGCCATTGGCGCGTCACGGTTGCGACGGCGAATCGTTGACTTGCACCGCCTGCCCGTCGATCGAGCCGCTACCCTGGTCCACCCCTCCGTCGAACTCCATCCCAGCGTGCACCTATCCCCAGGCTGCCTCATATTCCGGGGCGCTGTGGTGATGCTGAACGTGGCGCTGGGCGATCATGTGATCGTGGACGTAAACAGCACCGTCGGGCACGATACCACACTCGGGGCGTTTTCCACGATGCATCCCGGCTGCCATGTATCCGGCAATGTGGTGGTGGAGGAAGCCGTCGAATTGGGCGCCGGGGCCGTGGTGCTGCCGGGGAGACGCATCGGGCGTGAGGTGATCGTCGGCGCCGGCGCCGTAGTCCACCGCGACCTGCCAGCCGGGTGTACGGCGGTAGGCGTCCCGGCACGGCCTCTTCCCGGGACCCGGGAGGGATAATGTCATGCGCATCCTCTTTTTCTATCAGTATTACCACAATCTGGATTGCGCGGCGACGGGCCGGCACTATCAGTTCATCCGTCGCCTCGCGCGGGAGCATGAGGTGCATGTCGTCACGTCCGACCACTGGGAGCACCGCAGGCAGTCGCACCTGTTCGAGTGGGCGCCGGAGGGGGTGACGCTCCACCGCATCCATGCGCCGTATGCCAATGCCATGGGCATACACGCCCGGCTCGGGGCCTATGCGACGTACGCCGCCGGCGCCCTCGCCGCCGGCTTGCGCGCGCCCCGCCCGGATGTCGTCGTGGGCACTTCCACGCCGTTGTCCACCGCCTGGGTAGCGGCCCGCGTGGCGCGGTTGCGGCGGGCGCCCTGGGTATTCGAGGTGCGCGATCTGTGGCCGGCGTTTCCCATCGAGATGGGGGCGATCCGCAACACGTGGCTCCAACGCAGGCTGTTTGCGCTCGAAAAACGGCTGTACGACTCCGCCTCACACATCGTCCCATTGTCGACCGACATGCAGGCCGCCATCGAAGCCGGCGGCACGCCGGCGTCGAAGCTGACCACCCTGGTAAACGGGACCGACCTCGACCTCGCCGCCGGCGTGACGACCGAGACCATCGCGGCGCTCCGCGCCAGGCTGGGGATCGGCGACCGGCGGGTGGTATTGTATGCCGGCACCTTCGGCCGCGCCAATGCGATTCCGGCGCTGATCGGCGCGGCGGAGCGGCTTCGACATCGGGACGACCTGTGTTTTGTCTTCCTCGGCGACGGCTTCTATCGCCCGGCGCTCGAAGACGCCGCCGGCCGGCTGCCGAACGTGCGGGTGCTCCCACCCGAGCCGCGCCACGCCATCTTTGGCTGGTTCGGGCTCGCCTGCCTGTCGCTGGTGACCTTTATCGACCGGCCCGTGCTCGCCGCCAACTCGCCGGCGAAATTTTTCGACAGCCTCGGCATGGGCACCCCGGTCCTGGTGACCAATCCGGGGTGGACGAAGCGATTCGTTGAAGCGCATGGATGCGGCTGGTACGCCGGTCCTGCAGAACCCGACACCCTCGCAGCGGGTATTCAGGCCGCGCTGGACGACCCCGCCGCGCTTGCGGCGGCCGGCCAACGGGGTCGAACGGCCGCGGCTGCGTTTGACCGCCGGCGCCTCGCCGACACCTTCGCCGACATCGTCGCGTCAGCCGGCGGCCCGAGATAGGTACATGATTTGCACCCCGGGCACCTGCGGGTAGCGCCACCCAACGTGTGCCGACGGCGCCGTGACATGGCGGCTATTGGATGAACGGCGGATTACGTAGCTTACCATTGACTCCAGCTTCCCCATTCGCGCCCCCGGGGCGTCTGTAAGAATGCCGACAGTGAACAGTCTTTCCGATCTCTACCTGCCTTCTCCGGTTCGGATTGAAGACCTGCTTCAGCGCCCGCCCGCGATCTGCGACGCCGAGCGGCTCCGGCACTACCTGGGCGATCGGCGTGTGCTGGTCACGGGCGCCGGAGGCTCCATCGGGCGCGAACTCACCCTCCAATTGCTGCGCATGGCCCCGAGCCATCTGACGCTCGTGGACTTCAGTGAGTTTAACCTCTTCCAGCTGGAACAGACTGTCGGAAAAACCGCCGGCGCAACCGAGATCTCGTACCATCTCCTCGATATCCGCCAGACGTCCGCCATGGCGCACCTGTTCGAGACGACGCGTCCGGATGTCGTCTTTCACACGGCGGCCTATAAACACGTCCCGATGATGGAGGCCCACCCGATCGAGGCCTTCCAGAACAATACGCGCGCCTCGGTCGACCTCCTGCGTCTCAGCGAGGCGTGCGGCGTCGGACAGTTTATTTTTATCTCGACGGACAAAGCCGTCCAGCCCACGAGTGTGATGGGGGCTACGAAGCGGTGGACCGAGCGGTATATGCGTGCCGCCAGCGGCTCGGTGACGACCAAAACCGTCCGCTTCGGGAATGTCTTCGGCAGCCTGGGAAGCGTCGTCCCTGTGTTCGTACAGCAAATCTTGCGCGGCGGCCCGGTGACCATCACCCATGCCGAAATGGAACGCTTCTTCATGAGCGTACATGACGCCTGCACGCTGATTCTGGAGACCCTGCTCCTGCAGGACGCCCCGGTCTACACCCTGCGGATGGATCCGCCGGTGCGTATCGAATGGCTGGCGGAGCAGATGATCGCATGGCTGGCGCCGGCGCACCAAGACACGATCCGGATGGCCTACATCGGCATCCGGCCCGGCGAAAAAATCAAGGAGATGTTGTGGGAGGATTTTGAACAGCCCGTGCCCACCGCACACCGCGATATCCTCGGTCTCTGCAGCCTCGCCACCCATAGCCGCAACGAGTTGGATACGCAACTGGCCACCCTCGAGGCGATCTGCGCGCGACGCCGGCCCGAGGCGCTCCGCGCCGCCCTGTTCGAAGAAGAACTGGCGGCGCTCGCTACCTGAGCCTACCCTCCACCCCGATTCTGCTTGATTTTATCTACGGCTGGCCGGTAATATCCGGTTGCATTCCGAACAGGTCTGCCGCGCCGGCATCCCCATCCCTCGCCGGCGCCCGTTTGTACCCATCTTTAACGACAGGTAGCACCTATGGCGATATCTTCAGAGGATCGCGGGCAGTGGAGTTCCAGGGCAGGATTCATCATGGCGGCAGCCGGCTCGGCGATCGGGCTCGGAAATATCTGGCGATTCCCTTATACGGCCGGCGAAGGCGGTGGCGGGGCTTTTGTATTACTTTACCTGTTTTTTGTCGTGCTCATCGGCATACCCGTCATGCTAGCCGAGTTATCCGTCGGCCGTGCCACACAGCGGAACCCCGTGGGGGCCTTCAAGGCGCTGGTGCCTCGCTCGATGTGGCCTGTAGTGGGCGGCCTGGGCGTCGCGACGGGGTTCGGCATCCTCGCTTTTTATTCGGTGGTAGCGGGCTGGACGCTGGGTTATCTGTTCAAGGCGTTTACGGGCGGGCTTGTAACCGCCATCGATGGCGCCACGAGCGGGGTCATCTTCACCGAGCTCGTCGCTTCTCCTGGTCCGGCGTTGCTCTACACCGGGCTATTTTTGTTGCTGACCATCCTGATCGTGCGCGGCGGCGTCTCGGGAGGGATCGAGCGGGCCTCGAAGGTCCTGATGCCCCTGCTTCTCATTGTGCTCATCTTGCTGGCGATCCGGTCCATCACGCTGCCGAATGGGATGGACGGTCTGGCCTATTTGTTCAAACCCGACTTTTCGAAGATCACGCTCCGCGTCGCGATGAGCGCGTTGGGGCAAGCCCTGTTCAGTCTGAGCCTGGGCATGGGCGCCATGATCACCTACGGCTCCTATTTCCCGGAGAAGACCAATCTGTGGCAGAGTGGGGTAATCGTGGCATTTTTTGACACCTTGATCGCGATCCTCGCCGGCCTGATCATCTTTCCCGCTCTCTTTTATCAGAACCTGGACCCTCAGGGCGGCCCCGGCCTCGTCTTCATCACACTGCCGACCATTTTTAACGCCATGCCGGCCGGCACCCTGTTTGGCATCGCGTTTTATTTTCTGCTGGCCATTGCCGCATTGACCTCCACGATCAGCCTGCTCGAAGTGGTCGTTTCCTATTTCGTCGATGAGCGCGGCTGGGGCCGAGAGAAAGCCTCCTGGACGCTTGGTATCGTCTGTTTCCTGCTGGCCGTCCCTTCCGCCCTCTCCCAGGGTGCCGTATCCTGGCTCGGGAGTGGGGGCCTCTTTGGATGGGATTTCCTCACCGTCAACAATAATATTTGGGGCAACTACTCCCTGAGTGTCGGCGCCATCCTCATCTGCCTCTTCGTTGGCTGGAAATGGGGCGTTCCGAACGCCCTGCAATCACTCGAACGGGGCGGCTATACGCTTCCAGGTTCCCCGTTCTGGGCCATCCTGATTCGGTACCTCTGCCCGCTGGCGATCCTCGCCGTACTCATCTTTATCGTCGTCACCGGACAGTATTTTTAATGGTTCAAGGTTAAAGGAGTAAGGAGTAAGGTTCAAGGTAAGGCAGGGATTGCCTTAAACCCTGCCATTGCCTGCCCTTGAACCTTGAACTTTGCTTCTTCAACTTACTAGGAACACTGTCCGTCACGTCATCGTTTCTCAAAGCCACCTCAGCCTTATGCGGGGTGGGCTGCACGCGTATTTTTCACCTTCCTGGGAATCGCATCCCCTAGGCATTGGACCCTGACGCTGAGTCTTCGCCTCTTTCCATAGCTGGCCTCTTTTCCCCCGCTGTTTTCCCGTCCGCTCTGGAGTGGGACGTTGTACTGGCGAACGTCAGTCTCGTCGCGGCCCTCTGGGTTGTCATGTCGCTGGTCATCGGTTGTGTGCGCGTCCTGAGCGCGCTCAGTGGGTCCGCACGAGACACGCTGCGTGAGATCGACGACGCCGGTAGCCGGCGTGTGCTCGGGTTGCTGGATCAGCGGGCATCGGTGCTTTTTACGCTGCAGGCGATCGGCGCGGTGACCGAGATCGCGCTTGTGCTGGCTACCGCATCGTTGTTGTCGTATCTGGGCCATCTGCTGTATGCCCCGCTCGTACTGAGCCTCTCCATCCAGATTCCGATCATCGCCGGCCTGGTTGCCGTCGGGGCTTACCTCTTCCCCAAATGGCTGGCCTCGCGCCACGCCATCGCCTTCGCGCAGGGGGCCTCGCCGTTTATCGCGGGCCTGTATTACCTGGTGCGCCCGATCACGTTGCCGCTCACACGCTGGCTTGAGCGAATCGTCGGATACGGGCACATCGACCGCCCTCATCTCTCCGACGATGATTTTAAATCCATGGCGGATCTCGGCGAGGCGCAGGGCACGATCGAAGAGGAAGAGCGCGAATTGATCCACTCCATCCTCGATTTTGGCGATACCACGGTTCGCGAAATCATGGTCAGCCGCATGGACATGAACGTCATGCCCATTTCCGCGACGCTGGATGAAGCCTATCAACTGCTGATCGAGGGCGGGCACAGCCGGCTGCCGCTATACGACGAGCACCTGGACAACATCGTAGGGATCATCTATGTAAAAGACCTTCTACCGTTTCTGAAGCCGGGACCCTGGCAGGAGACCCCGGACTGGCGAGTCGTCGCACGCAAAACCCTGTTTGTGCCCTACGGCAAGCCACTCGTCGAGATGCTCAACGACTTCCAGTCGCAAAATATACATATGGCCATCGTGGTCGATGAATACGGAGGGACGGCCGGCCTGGTCACCATGGAAGACGTGCTCGAAGAAATCGTCGGCGATATCCGGGACGAAACGGACAACGACGAGGAAGCGCTGCACCGCCAGGTGGACGCGCACACCCACTCCGTAGATGCACGCATTCATATCGACGATCTTATGGACCTCTTGCAGGTTGAACTCGACGTCGATAGGTACGATTTTGAAACGCTTGGCGGGTTGATCTTCCACCTAACGGGCGATATCCCTAGCGTCGGCGACGAAATCGCCTACGACGGCCTCACCTTGCGCATCGAATCGGTTGAAAATCACCGGATCGGGCGCGTGTTGGTTCACGTTCAACCGCCTGCCGAGGACAAATCCATCGTCGTATGAAACAGATCAAAGAGAGCTGCGGCATTTTTGGCGTCTTCAACTCCACGGAAGCCGCCCAGCTTACCTATTATGGGCTGCATGCGCTCCAGCATCGGGGCCAGGAGGCGTCCGGAATTGTTACCTCTACGTACGACGAAAACAAGAAGCGCTGGATGATGCCGATCCATAAGGATCACGGCCTTGTTCTGGACGTGTTCAACGACCCGTCGTTGTTCGACTCGAAGTTGCTCGGCATGTCCGCCATCGGGCACAACCGGTATTCGACCAGCGGATCGTCGAACAACCGCGCCAACATCCAGCCCTTCAAAGTGCACTACCGGGATGGTAATCTTGCGCTGGCTCATAACGGCAATATCTCGAACGCGCGCGAGCTACGTAACGCGTTTAGCGAACGAGGCACGATCTTCCAGACCACGAGCGACAGCGAGCTCATCCTGCATCTGATCGCCCAGAGCCGGCGAAAGAAGCAGATCGACCAGATCATCGACGCCCTCACCCAGCTCGAAGGCGCGTTTTCGCTGCTGATGCTCACCGATTCGAGCCTGATCGCCGTCCGCGACCCGAACGGCTTCAGGCCGCTCGTACTCGGGGTCCTCCGCAAGCCGGCCGAGCAGGGCGGCGACGCCTACTGCGTCGGCAGCGAAACGTGCGCGTTCGATCTGCTCGGCGCTGAATACGTCCGCGATATCCTGCCCGGCGAAATCCTCGTGATTGACCGGAAAGGATGCGAAGGCGGCCACTTCAGCAGCTACCAACTCCCGCAAAAACACGGCGTCAGTCAGTGCATCTTCGAGTACATCTATTTCGCCCGGCCGGACTCGAAGGTGTTCGGTGAAATGGTGGATAAGGTGCGCCGCAAAATGGGCAAACAGCTCGCGCACGAAACCCCTGTTCCCTTGCTCGCCGCGGGCGAGAAGCCGCCGATCGTCATCTCCGTACCCGACTCGTCCAACACGGCCACGCTCGGGTATGTGTCCGAGTGCCAGAAACTCGGCTATTCGTGTAAATACGAAATCGGCCTCATCCGGAATCATTACATCGGGCGGACGTTTATCTCTCCCGGACAGGACCGGCGCGACACCCGCGTCCGCCTCAAGTTCAACACGGTCGAGGGCGTCCTTCGGGACCGGGTGGTCGTGCTCTTCGACGACTCGATCGTCCGCGGAACGACCTCCAAATTCCTGGTCAAGATGATCCGCGAGGCCGGCGCCAAAGAAGTCCACTTTCGCGTCTCCTCTCCGCCGGTGATCAGCCCCTGTTTTTATGGGATGGACTTCCCGAGTCAGGAGGAGCTGTTTGCCAATCAGTTCGACACCCTGGAAGGGATGATCAGCTGGCTGGGCGTCGATAGCCTCGCCTACCTCTCGGTCGACGGGATGATGACGGCCGTTCATCAGGCCCACACCAAATCGCTCGGGTATTGCAACGCCTGTTTCACCGCGCAGTACCCCACACCCGTTGAGATGAATATCTCGAAAGAGGAAAATGACTGGTAGGTGGATCGGCGACTGGCGCACGCCCTTTGCGCCGCTGGCGCATGGCGCTCAGGTAGGAAACCGGCAGCTCTGTTCGCAAAGAATTAATACCTACTGTCTTGCTTGTTTGACCCTCCCCGTATTGATTACGGTCACTACCTTACCAACCCTGTCCATTCGGTATACCACCCGCTGCCGTATCGATCACTACCATGCGAAGCCCTGTTGATCGCTTGATCCGAGTCATGATGTTTGGTGTGGGTGTCGTTGGCTTACTGCTCTATGTAGTCTTTCACCTTTAACGGCATCCTTTTCGGACTGAGCATCGAAACGCACGACCGGATCGGTTGTGCGTTTTCGTTTGTGGCGCTACCTCCTCAATCATGCAAGAAATCATTATCGTAGGGGATCGGGTCCTCATAGAACTCGAGCCGGGCGAGAAGCAGACGCAATCGGGACTTTACCTGCCGGCTACGGTGACGGATCAGGAGCGGGTGAGTGTTGGACGTGTCGTGAGGACCGGGCCGGGCTATGTGATCCCCAATCCCGAGTACTCCGAGAGTGAGGTCTGGGCTCCTTCCCGCGACGCGGCGCGCTACCTTCCCCTGCAAGCCCGCCCCGGAGACCTTGCCTTTTTCTTGCGAAAAGAGTTGATCGAACTCACGCTCAACGGCAAAAATTATAGTATCGTGCCCCATGCAGCGATACTCGCCCTCATTCGAGATACCCCGGAAGACCTGCTGAGCGGCATCACGAGCCTGGACGACGACCTCTAGGGCCACCGCCGATTGACCACCCCTCAGGGCCGGCGCGGCAGCCGGGCCTGCACGACGCGACGCGCCCCGGGTTCAACCGGGCGAATTAGCTGGTCGCCCAGAAAGGCGAGCGCTTCATCGAGTGTCAGGTCCTCGATCACGCCCTCCGGATGTTCTACCCAGACGCGGTCGTGAAAGATATCGAGTTTCTGG contains:
- a CDS encoding NeuD/PglB/VioB family sugar acetyltransferase, whose product is AGGAFDILGFVDDDPALQRRTVLDLPVLGAIDWLVHHPETVYVVAIGASRLRRRIVDLHRLPVDRAATLVHPSVELHPSVHLSPGCLIFRGAVVMLNVALGDHVIVDVNSTVGHDTTLGAFSTMHPGCHVSGNVVVEEAVELGAGAVVLPGRRIGREVIVGAGAVVHRDLPAGCTAVGVPARPLPGTREG
- a CDS encoding glycosyltransferase family 4 protein, translating into MRILFFYQYYHNLDCAATGRHYQFIRRLAREHEVHVVTSDHWEHRRQSHLFEWAPEGVTLHRIHAPYANAMGIHARLGAYATYAAGALAAGLRAPRPDVVVGTSTPLSTAWVAARVARLRRAPWVFEVRDLWPAFPIEMGAIRNTWLQRRLFALEKRLYDSASHIVPLSTDMQAAIEAGGTPASKLTTLVNGTDLDLAAGVTTETIAALRARLGIGDRRVVLYAGTFGRANAIPALIGAAERLRHRDDLCFVFLGDGFYRPALEDAAGRLPNVRVLPPEPRHAIFGWFGLACLSLVTFIDRPVLAANSPAKFFDSLGMGTPVLVTNPGWTKRFVEAHGCGWYAGPAEPDTLAAGIQAALDDPAALAAAGQRGRTAAAAFDRRRLADTFADIVASAGGPR
- a CDS encoding polysaccharide biosynthesis protein; the encoded protein is MNSLSDLYLPSPVRIEDLLQRPPAICDAERLRHYLGDRRVLVTGAGGSIGRELTLQLLRMAPSHLTLVDFSEFNLFQLEQTVGKTAGATEISYHLLDIRQTSAMAHLFETTRPDVVFHTAAYKHVPMMEAHPIEAFQNNTRASVDLLRLSEACGVGQFIFISTDKAVQPTSVMGATKRWTERYMRAASGSVTTKTVRFGNVFGSLGSVVPVFVQQILRGGPVTITHAEMERFFMSVHDACTLILETLLLQDAPVYTLRMDPPVRIEWLAEQMIAWLAPAHQDTIRMAYIGIRPGEKIKEMLWEDFEQPVPTAHRDILGLCSLATHSRNELDTQLATLEAICARRRPEALRAALFEEELAALAT
- a CDS encoding sodium-dependent transporter; protein product: MAISSEDRGQWSSRAGFIMAAAGSAIGLGNIWRFPYTAGEGGGGAFVLLYLFFVVLIGIPVMLAELSVGRATQRNPVGAFKALVPRSMWPVVGGLGVATGFGILAFYSVVAGWTLGYLFKAFTGGLVTAIDGATSGVIFTELVASPGPALLYTGLFLLLTILIVRGGVSGGIERASKVLMPLLLIVLILLAIRSITLPNGMDGLAYLFKPDFSKITLRVAMSALGQALFSLSLGMGAMITYGSYFPEKTNLWQSGVIVAFFDTLIAILAGLIIFPALFYQNLDPQGGPGLVFITLPTIFNAMPAGTLFGIAFYFLLAIAALTSTISLLEVVVSYFVDERGWGREKASWTLGIVCFLLAVPSALSQGAVSWLGSGGLFGWDFLTVNNNIWGNYSLSVGAILICLFVGWKWGVPNALQSLERGGYTLPGSPFWAILIRYLCPLAILAVLIFIVVTGQYF
- a CDS encoding hemolysin family protein, yielding MSLVIGCVRVLSALSGSARDTLREIDDAGSRRVLGLLDQRASVLFTLQAIGAVTEIALVLATASLLSYLGHLLYAPLVLSLSIQIPIIAGLVAVGAYLFPKWLASRHAIAFAQGASPFIAGLYYLVRPITLPLTRWLERIVGYGHIDRPHLSDDDFKSMADLGEAQGTIEEEERELIHSILDFGDTTVREIMVSRMDMNVMPISATLDEAYQLLIEGGHSRLPLYDEHLDNIVGIIYVKDLLPFLKPGPWQETPDWRVVARKTLFVPYGKPLVEMLNDFQSQNIHMAIVVDEYGGTAGLVTMEDVLEEIVGDIRDETDNDEEALHRQVDAHTHSVDARIHIDDLMDLLQVELDVDRYDFETLGGLIFHLTGDIPSVGDEIAYDGLTLRIESVENHRIGRVLVHVQPPAEDKSIVV
- the purF gene encoding amidophosphoribosyltransferase, with the protein product MKQIKESCGIFGVFNSTEAAQLTYYGLHALQHRGQEASGIVTSTYDENKKRWMMPIHKDHGLVLDVFNDPSLFDSKLLGMSAIGHNRYSTSGSSNNRANIQPFKVHYRDGNLALAHNGNISNARELRNAFSERGTIFQTTSDSELILHLIAQSRRKKQIDQIIDALTQLEGAFSLLMLTDSSLIAVRDPNGFRPLVLGVLRKPAEQGGDAYCVGSETCAFDLLGAEYVRDILPGEILVIDRKGCEGGHFSSYQLPQKHGVSQCIFEYIYFARPDSKVFGEMVDKVRRKMGKQLAHETPVPLLAAGEKPPIVISVPDSSNTATLGYVSECQKLGYSCKYEIGLIRNHYIGRTFISPGQDRRDTRVRLKFNTVEGVLRDRVVVLFDDSIVRGTTSKFLVKMIREAGAKEVHFRVSSPPVISPCFYGMDFPSQEELFANQFDTLEGMISWLGVDSLAYLSVDGMMTAVHQAHTKSLGYCNACFTAQYPTPVEMNISKEENDW
- a CDS encoding co-chaperone GroES family protein; its protein translation is MQEIIIVGDRVLIELEPGEKQTQSGLYLPATVTDQERVSVGRVVRTGPGYVIPNPEYSESEVWAPSRDAARYLPLQARPGDLAFFLRKELIELTLNGKNYSIVPHAAILALIRDTPEDLLSGITSLDDDL